A part of Pectobacterium cacticida genomic DNA contains:
- a CDS encoding GntP family permease, with protein sequence MIEITSAYSASVLLTIAVGAVALLLVLIMRFKVHAFLALTLVSLATALVTKTPYEKIVPTLLSGFGGTLASVALLVGLGAMIGRLLEVTGGANVLADTLINKFGEKRAPFALGLASLLFGFPIFFDAGLIVMLPIIFSVAKRFGGSTLTYAFPAAGAFAVMHALLPPHPGPVAASELLGANIGLLVLVGAVIAYPTWYLGGYLFGLWAGKKFHLPLPSTFLTEVKADEQHTPPTFGVVMWVLLLPLILIFLDTGLNTLTVMGVIGGDSDLVQFLRMLGKTPIALLITVLFAMIMFSGQHSRKHLEKICEGALGPVCSIILVTGAGGMFGGVLRASGIGNALAGALADTGMPVIVAAFVVSAALRVAQGSATVALTTTAALMAPAVAATPGLSQFDLCFIVVAIAGGATVLSHVNDSGFWLVGRFLEMDEKTTLKTWTVMETLLGTIAFLIALVGSIFL encoded by the coding sequence ATGATAGAAATAACATCCGCCTATAGCGCCAGTGTGCTATTAACCATCGCTGTGGGCGCAGTCGCACTGTTACTGGTGTTGATTATGCGCTTTAAAGTGCACGCTTTTCTGGCCCTCACGTTGGTCAGTCTGGCCACAGCGCTGGTGACGAAAACGCCCTATGAAAAAATAGTCCCCACGTTGTTGAGCGGGTTTGGCGGCACGCTGGCATCCGTCGCCTTGCTGGTTGGTCTGGGCGCGATGATCGGCCGCTTGCTGGAGGTGACCGGAGGGGCGAATGTGTTGGCCGATACGCTCATCAATAAATTCGGTGAGAAGCGAGCGCCTTTCGCGCTGGGGCTTGCCTCGTTGTTGTTTGGTTTCCCGATCTTTTTTGATGCTGGATTGATCGTGATGTTGCCGATTATTTTCAGCGTGGCGAAGCGTTTCGGCGGCTCCACGTTAACCTATGCGTTCCCTGCGGCAGGTGCCTTTGCTGTTATGCACGCCTTGCTGCCGCCACATCCTGGTCCGGTGGCGGCCAGTGAATTGCTGGGTGCCAACATTGGTCTATTGGTGCTGGTAGGCGCAGTGATTGCTTACCCCACCTGGTATCTTGGCGGTTATCTGTTTGGCCTGTGGGCAGGTAAAAAATTTCATTTACCATTGCCGTCAACCTTCCTGACGGAAGTCAAAGCAGACGAACAGCATACGCCGCCCACATTTGGTGTCGTCATGTGGGTGCTGCTACTGCCACTGATCTTGATCTTCCTTGATACCGGGTTGAATACCCTAACAGTAATGGGAGTCATCGGCGGCGATAGCGATCTGGTGCAATTCCTGAGGATGTTAGGGAAAACGCCCATTGCGCTGTTGATTACGGTTTTGTTCGCCATGATTATGTTTAGCGGCCAGCATAGCCGGAAACACCTGGAGAAAATATGTGAGGGTGCACTAGGGCCAGTGTGCTCGATCATTTTGGTCACTGGCGCAGGCGGAATGTTCGGCGGTGTACTACGCGCCAGCGGAATCGGTAACGCGTTGGCGGGAGCCCTGGCCGATACGGGCATGCCGGTGATTGTAGCGGCATTTGTGGTGTCTGCCGCTCTGCGCGTTGCTCAAGGGTCAGCGACGGTAGCTCTAACGACAACCGCGGCACTGATGGCCCCGGCGGTAGCGGCGACCCCAGGTCTGAGTCAGTTCGATCTCTGCTTCATCGTGGTGGCGATTGCGGGCGGTGCGACCGTGTTGTCACATGTGAACGATTCAGGCTTCTGGCTGGTTGGTCGTTTCCTCGAAATGGATGAAAAAACGACGCTGAAAACCTGGACGGTAATGGAAACGCTACTCGGCACCATCGCGTTTCTGATAGCACTGGTGGGAAGTATTTTCCTCTGA
- a CDS encoding sensor histidine kinase yields MVSQIDLILSLLQQMCIYLVIAYLLSKTPLFIPLMQVTIRLPHKLVCYLVFSMFCIMGTYLGLHIDDSIANTRATGAVLGGMLGGPSVGFLVGLTGGLHRYSMGGMTALACMLSTIAEGLIGGLLHRYLTRRNRIDLLFQPLVVGLTALVAEALQMAIILLVSRPFDNALELVSDIALPMMITNSVGSAMFMRILLDRRAIFEKYTSAFSAKALQIAARAEGALRQGFNPQNSMRVARILYEELGVGAVAITDRDKLLAFIGLGDDHHIVGSPITSSHTHRAIDNNQVVYADGNEVSYTCSVSPHCKLGSTLVIPLRGEDQRVVGTIKLYEPKNKLFSSINRTLGEGIAHLLSAQILTGRFEQQKQLLAQSEIKLLHAQVNPHFLFNALNTLSAVIRRNPDHARQLVLSLSTFFRKNLKRSNDEVSLNDELEHVNAYLEIEKARFADHLTVDISLPEELLEAKLPAFSLQPIVENAIKHGTSQMIEHGHIHISGRLHANTLELTVEDNAGAYQPRSGGDGLGMNLVDRRIKARYGNRYGITVVSEADKFTRVEVRVPLITARKALEKLDSVA; encoded by the coding sequence ATGGTTAGCCAGATTGATCTGATTCTTTCCCTGCTACAGCAAATGTGTATTTATCTGGTCATTGCCTATTTGCTCAGTAAAACACCGCTGTTTATCCCATTGATGCAGGTCACCATTCGTCTGCCGCACAAGCTCGTGTGTTATTTGGTGTTCTCCATGTTTTGTATTATGGGAACCTATCTCGGCCTGCATATAGACGATTCTATCGCCAACACCCGTGCGACGGGTGCCGTGCTGGGGGGCATGCTGGGCGGCCCTTCTGTCGGGTTTCTCGTTGGATTAACGGGGGGATTGCATCGCTATTCTATGGGGGGTATGACCGCGCTGGCCTGTATGCTATCAACGATCGCCGAAGGGTTGATCGGCGGGCTGTTACACCGCTATTTGACACGCCGCAACCGTATCGATTTGCTCTTTCAACCGTTGGTTGTCGGCCTGACCGCACTGGTGGCGGAAGCCCTGCAAATGGCGATTATTCTGTTGGTGTCCCGCCCGTTTGATAATGCCCTCGAACTGGTCAGTGATATTGCGTTGCCGATGATGATCACCAATAGCGTCGGTTCCGCCATGTTTATGCGTATTCTGCTCGATAGGCGCGCCATTTTTGAAAAATATACCTCCGCGTTTTCCGCCAAGGCACTGCAAATCGCCGCCCGCGCCGAAGGGGCGCTGCGCCAAGGGTTCAACCCGCAGAACAGTATGCGCGTGGCCCGTATTTTGTATGAAGAACTGGGGGTCGGCGCCGTAGCGATTACCGATCGCGACAAGTTATTGGCTTTTATCGGATTGGGCGACGACCATCACATCGTCGGTTCGCCCATTACGTCGTCACATACGCACCGGGCGATAGACAATAATCAGGTGGTATATGCGGATGGGAACGAAGTGTCGTATACCTGTTCGGTGTCGCCACACTGTAAACTCGGTTCGACGCTGGTGATCCCGTTGCGTGGTGAAGATCAGCGCGTTGTCGGGACGATCAAACTGTATGAACCCAAGAATAAGCTGTTTTCCAGCATCAACCGCACGCTGGGGGAGGGGATCGCTCACTTGCTTTCCGCTCAGATTTTAACCGGGCGCTTTGAACAGCAAAAACAGCTACTGGCGCAGTCGGAAATCAAGCTATTGCACGCGCAGGTCAACCCACATTTTCTGTTCAATGCGTTGAATACGTTGTCCGCCGTCATTCGACGTAATCCCGATCACGCCCGCCAACTGGTGCTATCGCTGTCAACGTTTTTCCGCAAAAACCTCAAGCGCAGCAACGATGAAGTCTCGCTGAATGATGAGCTGGAGCATGTTAACGCCTATCTGGAAATTGAGAAGGCGCGCTTCGCCGATCACCTCACGGTCGACATCTCACTGCCGGAGGAATTGCTGGAGGCGAAATTACCGGCGTTTTCTCTACAACCTATTGTCGAGAATGCGATTAAGCATGGGACGTCGCAGATGATTGAACACGGACATATCCACATCAGCGGACGCCTGCATGCGAATACGCTGGAGCTGACAGTGGAAGATAACGCGGGGGCCTATCAACCCCGCAGCGGCGGCGATGGGCTTGGCATGAATTTGGTCGATCGGCGCATTAAGGCCCGCTACGGTAATCGCTACGGAATAACGGTAGTCAGTGAAGCCGATAAATTCACTCGGGTTGAAGTGCGCGTACCGCTCATTACCGCGCGTAAGGCACTGGAAAAACTGGATAGTGTGGCGTGA
- the glgX gene encoding glycogen debranching protein GlgX produces the protein MAQLQTGKPTPLGASFDGNGVNFALFSAHAERVELCVFDARQQEQRIELTARSGDIWHGYLPNARPGLRYGYRVDGPFVPSQGLRFNPHKLLLDPCARQLDGWVVDDACLQGGVDQRDERDSADVMPKCVVTAEEYDWQGDEYPQTPWNQTVIYEAHVRGLTRLHPAIPTAIRGSYAALGHPVMIDYLTSLGITALELLPVQQHADEPHLQQMGLRNYWGYNVLLPFAVDNSLSAGEEALNEFRDAVKALHRAGIEVILDVVFNHSAEQGVAGPTLCQRGIDNRSYYWLDDNGDYPNWTGCGNVLRLNHPAVVDWVMDCLRFWRNVCHVDGFRFDLATVLGRTPDFTAAAPLLCAMKNDSRLQGCKLIAEPWDIGYGGYQLGQFPAPFAEWSDRYRDDMRRFWLHGDISLGVFARRFAASSDIFQYGDRLPYASINKLTAHDGFTLRDLVSFNHKHNDANGEDNRDGTDSNFSNNHGTEGLDADDDTRQRRQASQRALLTTLLLSQGTPMLLAGDELGHSQQGNNNAYCQDNELTWLHWENADRALHDFVAGLIQLRRSIPALQQETWWQEGDGTVQWLNREGHPLTPQQWEQGEHQLQILLSDRWLLLINASLHADAFTLPAGHWRLSPPFSETDPPEDGVWHGSPQAVCVLIKQST, from the coding sequence ATGGCGCAATTGCAGACCGGTAAGCCGACGCCGCTGGGCGCCAGTTTCGATGGCAACGGGGTAAATTTCGCGCTGTTTTCAGCGCATGCCGAGCGCGTCGAACTCTGTGTGTTTGATGCACGCCAGCAGGAGCAGCGCATCGAACTAACCGCACGCAGTGGCGATATCTGGCACGGCTATCTTCCGAATGCACGACCTGGGCTACGCTACGGTTATCGTGTCGATGGGCCGTTCGTGCCGTCGCAGGGGTTACGCTTCAACCCGCATAAACTGCTATTAGATCCGTGCGCCCGTCAGCTTGACGGCTGGGTGGTGGATGACGCCTGTCTGCAAGGTGGTGTTGATCAGCGTGATGAACGCGACAGCGCCGATGTCATGCCGAAGTGCGTGGTCACGGCAGAAGAGTATGACTGGCAGGGTGACGAGTATCCGCAAACACCCTGGAACCAGACAGTGATTTATGAAGCGCACGTGCGCGGATTAACGCGACTGCACCCCGCTATTCCCACAGCTATTCGCGGTAGTTATGCCGCGCTAGGGCATCCGGTGATGATTGACTATCTGACATCGCTGGGGATTACCGCATTGGAACTGTTGCCGGTGCAGCAACATGCCGACGAACCGCATCTTCAACAGATGGGGTTACGTAATTATTGGGGGTATAACGTGCTACTGCCGTTTGCCGTAGATAATAGTCTGTCTGCGGGAGAGGAGGCGTTAAATGAATTTCGGGATGCGGTAAAAGCGCTGCACCGCGCAGGGATCGAGGTCATTCTGGATGTGGTATTTAACCACAGTGCCGAACAGGGTGTCGCAGGCCCCACGCTATGCCAGCGCGGTATCGATAACCGCAGCTACTACTGGCTGGATGACAATGGCGACTACCCTAACTGGACCGGCTGCGGCAACGTATTGCGCCTGAATCATCCGGCCGTGGTGGATTGGGTTATGGATTGCCTGCGCTTCTGGCGCAACGTCTGCCATGTGGATGGTTTCCGCTTCGATCTGGCGACAGTACTGGGGCGCACGCCAGATTTTACCGCTGCCGCCCCGTTGCTGTGCGCGATGAAAAACGATAGTCGCTTACAGGGCTGCAAGCTGATTGCCGAACCCTGGGACATCGGTTATGGCGGTTATCAGTTAGGTCAGTTCCCGGCGCCGTTCGCCGAGTGGAGTGACCGCTATCGTGATGACATGCGCCGCTTTTGGCTACACGGCGATATCTCTCTCGGCGTATTTGCACGCCGCTTTGCCGCTTCGAGTGACATCTTCCAGTACGGCGACCGCTTACCCTACGCCTCCATTAATAAGCTCACGGCACACGACGGCTTTACGCTGCGCGATCTGGTGAGCTTTAACCACAAGCACAATGACGCTAACGGTGAAGACAATCGCGACGGTACGGACAGTAATTTCAGCAATAATCATGGTACGGAAGGGTTGGATGCGGATGACGACACGCGCCAACGCCGACAAGCCAGCCAGAGAGCATTACTCACGACGCTATTGCTCTCGCAGGGCACGCCGATGCTACTGGCTGGCGATGAGTTGGGACATAGCCAGCAGGGCAACAATAACGCCTACTGTCAGGACAATGAATTGACCTGGCTGCACTGGGAAAACGCGGATCGCGCGTTGCATGACTTTGTCGCCGGGCTGATCCAACTGCGCCGCTCTATCCCGGCATTGCAGCAGGAGACGTGGTGGCAAGAAGGGGACGGCACGGTGCAATGGCTCAACAGAGAAGGACACCCGCTGACACCGCAACAGTGGGAACAAGGAGAGCATCAATTACAGATTTTACTTTCCGACCGTTGGCTTCTGTTGATCAACGCCAGCCTGCATGCCGATGCCTTTACGTTACCCGCAGGCCACTGGCGACTTTCTCCGCCATTTAGTGAGACGGATCCGCCGGAAGACGGCGTGTGGCACGGATCGCCACAGGCAGTCTGCGTCTTAATCAAACAGAGCACCTAA
- a CDS encoding gluconokinase — MSGRSIILMGVSGSGKSSVGAALARAIQAKFIDGDDLHPRANIQKMASGTPLNDDDRAPWLERLSDVAYSLAHKNETGIIVCSALKKRYRDRLREGNEKMVFLYLKGSFELVLARHQARAGHFMPTELLKSQFDTLEEPGRDEPDVLKIDIDGTPEEVVQRCVDALRTAG; from the coding sequence ATGTCAGGTCGAAGCATTATTTTGATGGGCGTATCGGGCAGTGGGAAATCTTCGGTTGGCGCAGCACTTGCCCGCGCTATTCAGGCGAAATTTATTGATGGCGACGATCTGCATCCCCGCGCCAACATTCAGAAAATGGCCAGCGGCACGCCGCTTAACGATGATGACCGCGCACCGTGGCTGGAACGGCTCAGCGATGTCGCCTATAGTCTGGCGCACAAAAACGAGACTGGCATCATCGTCTGTTCCGCCCTGAAAAAGCGCTATCGCGACCGTCTGCGTGAAGGGAATGAAAAGATGGTGTTTCTCTATTTGAAAGGGAGTTTTGAGCTGGTTTTGGCTCGTCATCAAGCCAGAGCGGGCCATTTCATGCCGACGGAGCTGTTAAAAAGCCAGTTCGATACGCTGGAAGAACCAGGTCGTGATGAACCTGATGTTCTGAAGATCGATATCGATGGCACGCCGGAAGAGGTCGTGCAGCGCTGTGTTGACGCGCTGCGCACCGCTGGTTAA
- the glgB gene encoding 1,4-alpha-glucan branching enzyme produces MSAFSEAINSLINGHYADPFSLLGMHRGANGVEVRALLPDAQSVWLVDASNGRQLVELARIDERGFFCGLLPHRKTPLRYQLAVTWQGETKVIEDPYRFGTLLQDMDIWLLSEGTHLRPYEQLGAHLATLDGVEGTRFAVWAPNAQRVSVVGEFNFWDGRRHPMRLRKENGIWELFLPDVKAGQLYKYEVIDSHSNLRLKADPYAFEAQMRPDTASLITPLPEKVPTSDVRREANGLRSPIAIYEVHLGSWRRHTENNFWLSYQELAKQLIDYVQYMGFTHVELMPINEHPFDGSWGYQPLGLYAPTRRFGTAFEFRAFVDALHEAGINVLLDWVPGHFPSDEYGLAQFDGTALYEYADPREGYHQDWNTLIYNYGRHEVRNYLAGNALFWMERYGIDGLRVDAVASMIYRDYSRREGEWVPNQYGGKENLEALTFLRYTNHMLGHAAPAAITVAEESTDYPGVTLPPDCNGLGFHYKWNMGWMHDTLAYMQLDPIHRQYHHDLLTFGMLYAYSENFVLPLSHDEVVHGKRSLLDRMPGDTWQKFANLRAYYGFMWAYPGKKLLFMGGEFAQGREWNHDASLDWHLLNEPEGWHRGVQTLVRDLNHCYRQQPPLYQLDFQPQGFEWLVVDDRENSVFAFVRRDEQGNEVLVVSNFTPIPRYGYRIGINQPGGWREVINTDSSYYHGSNLGNLGTIYSEEWESHQRQHSLALTLPPLATLYLIKEV; encoded by the coding sequence ATGTCAGCGTTTTCTGAGGCGATTAATTCACTGATTAACGGGCATTATGCCGACCCGTTTTCGCTGTTAGGTATGCATCGCGGTGCCAACGGCGTTGAAGTGCGTGCGCTATTGCCGGATGCACAGTCTGTCTGGCTGGTAGATGCCAGTAATGGACGTCAACTCGTCGAACTCGCGCGTATCGACGAGCGCGGTTTCTTTTGTGGTCTGCTGCCGCATCGCAAAACACCACTGCGTTATCAATTAGCCGTCACCTGGCAGGGTGAAACTAAAGTGATTGAGGATCCTTATCGTTTTGGCACGCTGCTACAGGATATGGATATTTGGCTACTCTCCGAAGGAACGCATCTGCGGCCTTACGAACAATTAGGCGCACATCTGGCGACGCTGGATGGCGTTGAGGGCACGCGTTTTGCCGTCTGGGCGCCAAACGCCCAGCGCGTTTCCGTCGTGGGGGAGTTCAACTTCTGGGACGGTCGGCGGCACCCAATGCGGCTGCGCAAGGAAAACGGCATTTGGGAGCTATTCCTGCCCGATGTGAAAGCCGGTCAGCTCTACAAATATGAAGTGATTGATAGCCATAGCAACCTTCGGCTCAAGGCCGATCCCTATGCTTTTGAGGCGCAGATGCGCCCCGATACCGCCTCGCTAATCACGCCATTACCGGAAAAAGTGCCGACCAGCGATGTTCGACGCGAGGCGAATGGCCTGCGTTCCCCGATTGCTATCTATGAGGTTCATCTCGGTTCGTGGCGGCGACATACCGAGAACAATTTCTGGTTAAGTTATCAGGAACTGGCAAAACAACTGATTGATTATGTGCAGTATATGGGTTTCACCCATGTGGAACTGATGCCAATTAATGAACATCCCTTTGATGGTAGCTGGGGTTATCAACCGTTAGGGCTATATGCGCCAACGCGACGTTTCGGTACGGCATTCGAATTTCGCGCGTTTGTTGATGCGCTCCATGAGGCTGGCATCAATGTCCTGCTCGACTGGGTGCCGGGGCATTTCCCCAGCGATGAATATGGTTTGGCGCAGTTTGACGGCACCGCGCTGTATGAATACGCCGACCCGCGGGAAGGCTATCATCAGGACTGGAACACGCTAATTTACAACTACGGCCGTCATGAAGTGCGTAATTACCTGGCGGGTAATGCGTTGTTCTGGATGGAACGCTACGGCATCGACGGGCTACGGGTTGATGCCGTCGCTTCCATGATTTACCGCGATTACAGTCGCCGTGAGGGCGAGTGGGTGCCGAACCAGTACGGCGGTAAAGAGAACCTCGAAGCACTAACATTTCTGCGCTATACCAACCACATGTTGGGCCATGCCGCGCCGGCGGCGATCACCGTGGCTGAAGAGTCCACCGATTATCCCGGCGTCACCCTACCGCCGGACTGCAACGGCTTGGGGTTTCACTATAAGTGGAATATGGGGTGGATGCACGACACGCTCGCCTACATGCAACTCGATCCCATCCATCGCCAATACCATCATGATTTGCTGACGTTCGGTATGTTGTACGCCTATAGCGAGAATTTTGTGTTGCCGTTGTCCCACGATGAGGTAGTGCACGGTAAGCGCTCATTATTGGATCGGATGCCCGGCGATACCTGGCAGAAATTTGCCAATCTACGCGCGTACTACGGCTTTATGTGGGCTTATCCCGGTAAGAAGCTGCTGTTTATGGGCGGGGAATTTGCGCAGGGGCGTGAATGGAACCACGACGCCAGTCTGGATTGGCATTTATTGAATGAACCGGAAGGATGGCACCGCGGCGTGCAGACGCTGGTGCGCGATCTCAACCATTGCTACCGCCAACAACCGCCGTTGTATCAGTTGGATTTTCAGCCACAGGGCTTTGAATGGCTGGTGGTGGACGACCGGGAAAATTCGGTCTTTGCCTTTGTGCGGCGCGACGAACAGGGCAATGAAGTGCTGGTGGTCAGCAACTTTACGCCCATTCCACGCTATGGCTATCGCATCGGGATTAATCAGCCCGGCGGCTGGCGGGAGGTGATTAATACCGATTCGAGCTATTACCACGGTAGCAATCTCGGCAATCTGGGCACGATTTACAGCGAAGAATGGGAGAGCCATCAGCGTCAGCATTCCCTGGCGCTGACGCTTCCGCCGCTTGCCACGCTGTACCTGATCAAGGAGGTATAA
- the asd gene encoding aspartate-semialdehyde dehydrogenase translates to MKNVGFIGWRGMVGSVLMQRMVEEHDFDVIHPVFFSTSQHGDPAPALGGHQGVLQDAYNIEALHALDIIITCQGGDYTNEIYPKLRESGWQGYWIDAASSLRMKDDAIIILDPVNHGVIQQGLNNGIKTFVGGNCTVSLMLMSLGGLFANNLVEWASVATYQAASGGGARHMRELLAQMGALYGEVATALENPASAILDIERKVTALTRSGSLPTDNFGVPLAGSLIPWIDKQLDNGQSREEWKGQAETNKILATRSVIPVDGLCVRVGALRCHSQAFTIKLKKDVALPEIEQLLATHNDWVKVVPNDRDITMRELTPAAVTGTLATPVGRLRKLNMGPEYLSAFTVGDQLLWGAAEPLRRMLRILL, encoded by the coding sequence ATGAAAAATGTTGGTTTTATTGGCTGGCGCGGTATGGTCGGCTCGGTTCTCATGCAGCGCATGGTGGAAGAGCACGACTTTGATGTGATTCATCCGGTATTCTTTTCCACCTCTCAGCACGGCGACCCTGCTCCGGCGCTGGGCGGTCATCAAGGCGTATTGCAGGATGCCTATAATATTGAAGCCCTGCATGCGCTGGATATCATTATTACCTGTCAGGGCGGCGATTACACCAATGAAATTTATCCAAAGCTGCGTGAAAGTGGCTGGCAGGGTTATTGGATCGACGCCGCATCGTCACTGAGAATGAAGGATGACGCGATTATTATTCTGGATCCGGTGAATCACGGGGTGATTCAACAGGGTCTGAATAACGGTATCAAAACCTTTGTCGGCGGTAACTGCACTGTCAGCCTGATGCTAATGTCATTGGGCGGCCTGTTTGCCAACAATCTGGTGGAGTGGGCTTCTGTCGCTACCTATCAGGCGGCTTCAGGCGGTGGCGCACGTCACATGCGTGAACTGCTGGCGCAGATGGGTGCGCTGTACGGTGAAGTCGCGACGGCGCTGGAGAATCCTGCTTCTGCAATCCTGGATATTGAGCGGAAAGTTACCGCGCTGACGCGTAGCGGTTCGCTGCCGACGGATAACTTCGGTGTGCCGCTGGCGGGGAGTCTGATTCCGTGGATTGACAAGCAGCTCGACAATGGTCAGAGCCGTGAAGAGTGGAAAGGTCAGGCGGAAACCAACAAAATTCTGGCGACTCGCAGCGTTATTCCTGTTGATGGTCTCTGCGTGCGCGTTGGCGCGCTGCGTTGCCACAGCCAGGCATTCACGATCAAACTGAAAAAAGACGTCGCGCTGCCGGAAATTGAACAACTGCTGGCGACCCACAATGACTGGGTGAAAGTGGTGCCGAACGATCGTGACATCACTATGCGAGAGCTGACGCCAGCGGCGGTAACGGGCACACTCGCCACGCCGGTTGGTCGTTTGCGTAAGCTAAATATGGGGCCGGAATACCTGTCCGCCTTCACGGTCGGCGATCAGTTGCTGTGGGGAGCCGCTGAACCGCTGCGCCGTATGCTACGCATCCTGCTGTAA
- a CDS encoding YhgN family NAAT transporter, with translation MTEMISATVLLLLIMDPLGNLPIFMSVLKHLDPKRRRVVLIREMLIALGLMLIFLFAGERILAILNLRTETVSISGGIVLFLIAIRMIFPSQEGNSSGLPAGEEPFLVPMAIPLVAGPSILAALMLLSHQYPNQLPQLTLSLFIAWTISFVILLMSDVFLRMLGEKGVSALEKLMGLILVMLSTQMFLDGVRAYMKL, from the coding sequence ATGACAGAAATGATCTCCGCAACGGTGCTGCTGTTGCTCATTATGGATCCACTCGGTAACCTGCCGATCTTTATGTCCGTGCTTAAGCATCTCGATCCCAAGCGCCGCCGCGTGGTGCTGATCCGTGAAATGTTGATCGCGCTTGGGTTGATGCTGATTTTCCTGTTCGCGGGCGAACGTATTCTGGCGATCCTCAATTTACGCACTGAAACCGTCTCTATTTCTGGCGGTATTGTGTTGTTTCTCATCGCGATTCGTATGATTTTCCCCTCGCAGGAAGGCAACAGCAGCGGCCTCCCCGCTGGTGAGGAACCGTTTCTGGTGCCGATGGCCATCCCGCTGGTGGCAGGGCCATCGATCCTGGCGGCGCTGATGCTGCTTTCCCACCAATACCCGAATCAGTTGCCACAATTGACGCTTTCCCTCTTTATCGCCTGGACGATCTCCTTCGTCATCCTACTGATGTCAGATGTGTTTTTACGGATGCTGGGCGAGAAAGGCGTGAGTGCGCTGGAAAAATTGATGGGGCTGATTCTGGTGATGCTGTCGACGCAAATGTTCCTCGACGGTGTACGCGCTTATATGAAGTTATAG